The Hyphomonas sediminis genome contains a region encoding:
- a CDS encoding serine hydrolase domain-containing protein: MSTQSAFSETNSDKSGHLRDILSAAQTEYGLVGVGAVIATPEDGILALAVTGARAKGGEPVAPGDAWHIGSNTKMLTALGWGRLVDAGGARWGMTLGEIFEGDDLAPGWRDVTIEELLAHRSGAAANPGGFWMLGAGRNGEPVARQRAKLVDATLKQGPPGTRGAFVYSNLGYIIAGRAMEKVAGTGETYEQLMWRLVIKQAPDGAGRGFGFGPPKAIQGHKPTLLGGMKPAGFGQEADNAPAFASAGTAHISLEGHARLLLSFLEGPDALPAAMRQKLMTPYPDAASDYALGWGVQTGKDGSKAYLHAGSNTMWLSQVVVLPEPGAVIIVNTNQAGKDADAAIRKLTGELIEWVKTGTP, encoded by the coding sequence TCGGCGTCGGGGCCGTGATCGCGACGCCGGAAGATGGCATCCTCGCCCTGGCGGTGACGGGCGCGCGGGCCAAGGGCGGCGAACCGGTCGCGCCGGGTGACGCCTGGCACATTGGGTCCAATACAAAGATGCTGACAGCGCTAGGCTGGGGCCGTCTTGTGGATGCAGGAGGGGCGCGCTGGGGCATGACCCTTGGCGAGATTTTCGAAGGCGACGACCTGGCGCCCGGCTGGCGGGACGTGACGATCGAGGAGCTGCTGGCCCACCGCTCTGGCGCAGCGGCCAATCCGGGTGGCTTCTGGATGCTGGGCGCGGGCCGCAATGGCGAGCCGGTGGCCCGGCAGCGCGCGAAGCTGGTGGATGCCACGCTGAAACAAGGCCCACCGGGAACGCGCGGCGCGTTCGTCTATTCCAATCTTGGCTACATCATCGCGGGCCGCGCGATGGAGAAGGTGGCCGGGACAGGGGAGACCTATGAGCAGCTGATGTGGCGGCTGGTGATCAAACAGGCACCCGATGGCGCAGGCCGGGGATTTGGTTTCGGGCCGCCAAAGGCCATTCAGGGGCACAAGCCGACGCTGCTCGGCGGGATGAAGCCTGCCGGATTTGGTCAGGAGGCTGATAATGCGCCGGCCTTTGCCTCGGCAGGCACCGCGCATATCAGCCTGGAAGGCCATGCCCGCCTGCTGCTGAGCTTTTTGGAGGGGCCGGACGCGCTGCCCGCCGCGATGCGGCAGAAGCTGATGACGCCTTATCCGGATGCGGCATCCGACTATGCGCTCGGCTGGGGCGTGCAGACGGGAAAGGATGGCAGCAAGGCTTACCTTCATGCGGGATCGAACACGATGTGGCTGTCTCAGGTGGTGGTGTTGCCCGAGCCGGGCGCCGTGATCATCGTCAACACCAATCAGGCCGGCAAGGACGCAGATGCGGCCATCCGTAAGCTGACGGGTGAATTGATTGAGTGGGTAAAGACCGGAACGCCCTAG